The following coding sequences lie in one Fibrobacter sp. UWT2 genomic window:
- the nrdG gene encoding anaerobic ribonucleoside-triphosphate reductase activating protein, which produces MDEYPRLRIAGIEPESFVDGPGIRMTIFTQGCHHNCPGCQNPQTHDFNGGHFIEIDEILEMIEENPLLDGITFSGGDPMDQAAALIPLAREIKERGMNLVIFTGYTYERLMDLAHERPEMFELLTFADILIDGPFIMAKKSLDIKFRGSTNQRIIDVQQSLVEGHVVLHQIQLDEMKARPELVPA; this is translated from the coding sequence ATGGACGAATATCCTCGCTTGCGAATTGCCGGAATCGAACCCGAATCTTTCGTGGACGGTCCCGGAATTCGTATGACAATCTTTACTCAAGGTTGTCACCATAATTGTCCCGGGTGTCAGAACCCGCAGACCCACGATTTTAACGGGGGTCATTTTATTGAAATTGATGAAATCCTTGAGATGATCGAGGAAAACCCGCTGCTGGATGGCATTACGTTTAGCGGTGGAGACCCGATGGATCAGGCTGCGGCTTTGATCCCTTTGGCTCGTGAAATCAAGGAACGTGGTATGAACCTGGTGATCTTTACCGGTTATACCTACGAACGCCTGATGGATCTAGCCCATGAACGCCCTGAAATGTTCGAGCTGTTGACTTTTGCCGACATCTTGATCGATGGACCGTTCATTATGGCGAAAAAATCCCTCGATATTAAATTCAGGGGATCGACGAACCAGCGCATTATCGATGTGCAGCAGAGCCTTGTAGAAGGCCATGTGGTGCTTCACCAGATCCAGCTGGACGAAATGAAAGCACGTCCGGAACTGGTGCCGGCGTAA
- the nrdD gene encoding anaerobic ribonucleoside-triphosphate reductase, with protein sequence MSEKELNKYGEGIGFERIRRITGYLVGTVDRFNNAKRAEVNDRVKHGV encoded by the coding sequence ATGTCTGAAAAAGAACTCAACAAGTATGGTGAAGGTATCGGATTCGAACGTATCCGCCGCATCACGGGTTACCTGGTCGGTACCGTTGATCGCTTCAATAACGCTAAGCGTGCCGAAGTGAACGATCGCGTGAAGCACGGCGTATAA
- a CDS encoding bile acid:sodium symporter family protein — protein sequence MFKIVKACCRILSSYASPFVIASAVVAFFLPIAFGWVHGNVSSVILGIIMLSMGLTISMDDVRNLMKQPLHILLGAVAQYTIMPFVAFGLTKLFGLDPYLAVGIILVGCCPGGVSSNVMSFLAKGDVTYSVSMTMVSTLLAPIMTPLLVLWLADTSIDVNAKGMFLNILYVTVAPITIGFLCNHFLGKRAVFKEIQANMPAVSVIGLMCIVGGVVVTVRPQLLTNGLGLIFLVLAVVFCHNALGYILGYSVGRLFKFNTAKKRTIAIEVGVQNAGMATVLAAAFFANPDNVTQHPEAVLCVVPCALSCAYHSISGTVLANFFAWHDKKKA from the coding sequence ATGTTTAAGATAGTTAAGGCTTGTTGCCGCATTCTTTCTTCTTACGCTTCCCCATTCGTCATCGCAAGCGCAGTCGTCGCCTTCTTCCTCCCCATCGCCTTCGGATGGGTGCACGGGAACGTTTCTTCCGTGATTCTCGGCATCATTATGCTGAGCATGGGACTTACGATTTCGATGGACGATGTGCGAAACCTGATGAAACAGCCGCTCCACATTCTGCTCGGAGCCGTCGCACAATACACCATCATGCCGTTTGTCGCCTTCGGGCTCACAAAGCTGTTCGGATTGGATCCGTACCTGGCCGTAGGCATTATTCTAGTGGGTTGCTGCCCGGGCGGCGTTTCTAGCAACGTGATGAGTTTCCTCGCCAAAGGCGATGTCACTTACTCGGTGAGCATGACCATGGTCTCGACGCTTCTTGCCCCCATCATGACCCCGCTTTTGGTCTTGTGGCTTGCCGATACGAGCATCGACGTGAACGCAAAGGGAATGTTCTTGAACATTCTGTACGTAACCGTCGCCCCGATAACCATCGGATTCCTTTGCAACCATTTCTTGGGCAAGCGCGCCGTATTCAAGGAAATCCAGGCGAACATGCCCGCCGTGAGCGTGATTGGACTTATGTGCATTGTGGGTGGCGTAGTTGTAACCGTTCGTCCGCAGCTCCTGACGAATGGCCTCGGACTGATTTTCTTGGTACTTGCGGTGGTGTTCTGCCACAACGCCTTAGGTTATATTCTTGGCTATAGCGTGGGTCGCCTTTTCAAGTTCAATACCGCCAAAAAGCGCACCATTGCTATCGAAGTGGGTGTACAGAATGCAGGAATGGCGACCGTTCTTGCGGCCGCCTTCTTCGCGAATCCTGATAATGTGACGCAACACCCCGAAGCGGTGCTTTGTGTAGTTCCCTGCGCCCTGAGTTGCGCCTACCATTCCATTAGCGGTACAGTACTCGCAAACTTCTTTGCCTGGCACGACAAGAAAAAGGCGTAA